The following coding sequences lie in one Sorghum bicolor cultivar BTx623 chromosome 6, Sorghum_bicolor_NCBIv3, whole genome shotgun sequence genomic window:
- the LOC8074722 gene encoding uncharacterized protein LOC8074722, whose amino-acid sequence MASKMLLAALCVVALLAVRSESHGLGDFTNSEATPQMQNFFKPEAAALPESLDPSSMPAATMAAKPEATVIPTTTTTATTADTSAATAGTVPKSSATPRRSVSVAAGVACGVAAVAVVGIAAAVAYVVRGRRGGARRGTAVQLGSSP is encoded by the coding sequence ATGGCGTCCAAGATGCTGCTCGCCGCGCTGTGCGTGGTGGCGCTGCTCGCGGTGCGGTCGGAGTCCCACGGCCTTGGGGACTTCACGAACAGCGAGGCGACGCCGCAGATGCAGAACTTCTTCAAGCCCGAGGCCGCGGCGCTCCCGGAGTCCCTGGACCCCTCCTCCATGCCCGCCGCCACCATGGCCGCCAAGCCGGAGGCCACGGTGATCCCGACCACCACAACCACGGCCACCACGGCGGACACCTCCGCCGCGACTGCAGGCACGGTGCCCAAGTCGTCAGCCACGCCGCGCAGGTCCGTGTCCGTGGCCGCCGGCGTGGCCTGCGGCGTGGCTGCCGTGGCCGTGGTCGGCATCGCGGCCGCCGTGGCGTACGTGGTGCGCGGCAGgcgcggcggcgcgcggcgcGGGACGGCGGTGCAGCTCGGCTCCTCCCCGTGA
- the LOC8066797 gene encoding BAG family molecular chaperone regulator 1 gives MAASVVMHRSSSDGGSSSGWSDAAAAVAAAAEERAGWEVRPSGMVVQARDDVAAGPGGAPPRPPPPEIKVRVKYGGARHEVSVSPIATFGQLKKLLAPRTGLQPADQQLSYRGRARGNAEYLDSCGVKNKSKMALAEDPASLERRYIERQKNARIETANRAIGAVALEVDKLADQVTSIEKSIARGNKVAEVQITTLIELLMRHAVKLESIPAAGGDSSSQKNIQAKRVQKCVETLDVLKVSNARLQAVVVTTKWETFDAAATTQTQWELFD, from the exons ATGGCGGCGTCGGTGGTGATGCACCGGTCGAGCTCGGACGGCGGGTCGAGCAGCGGGTGgtcggacgcggcggcggccgtggcggcggcggcggaggagcggGCCGGGTGGGAGGTGCGGCCGAGCGGGATGGTCGTGCAGGCGCGTGACGACGTCGCGGCGGGGCCAGGCGGTGCCCCgccgaggccgccgccgccggagatcAAGGTGCGCGTCAAGTACGGCGGCGCGCGGCACGAGGTGTCCGTGTCCCCCATTGCCACGTTCG GTCAGCTGAAGAAGCTGCTGGCGCCGAGGACGGGGCTGCAGCCGGCGGACCAGCAGCTGAGCTACCGGGGCAGGGCGCGAGGCAACGCCGAGTACCTGGACTCCTGCGGCGTCAAGAACAAGTCCAAGATGGCGCTCGCCGAGGACCCCGCCAGCCTCGAGCGCCGCTACATCGAGCGCCAGAAGAACGCCAGGATCGAGACCGCCAACCGCGCCATCGGCGCCGTCGCGCTCGAGGTCGACAAGCTCGCCGATCAG GTAACCAGTATCGAGAAATCGATTGCCAGAGGGAACAAGGTGGCTGAGGTGCAGATCACGACGCTGATCGAGCTGCTGATGCGGCACGCCGTGAAGCTGGAGAGCATACCTGCAGCCGGCGGGGACTCCTCTTCGCAGAAGAACATTCAG GCGAAGCGGGTGCAGAAATGCGTGGAGACGCTGGACGTGCTCAAGGTGTCCAACGCGCGGCTGCAGGCGGTGGTGGTGACCACGAAATGGGAGACGTTCGACGCGGCGGCCACCACGCAGACGCAGTGGGAGCTCTTCGACTGA